The Pantoea nemavictus genome includes a region encoding these proteins:
- the astA gene encoding arginine N-succinyltransferase, which translates to MMVIRPVERDDLAQLLSLAGKTGGGLTSLPADSDTLKARIERSLLTWQGALPRAEQGYVFVLADSEDNRAVGICAIEVAVGLQDPWYNFRVGTQVHASKELNVYASLPTLSLCNDHTGSSEMCTLFLDPDYRDGKNGYLLSKSRFLFMANFRDRFMKRVVAEMRGVSDDNGHSPFWDSVGSRFFSMEFSKADFLSGTGQKAFIAELMPKHPLYIDYLSEAAQKVIGEVHPKTAPARAVLEAEGFRYLNYIDIFDGGPTLECEIDRIRAIRKSRLLTAQPGSADEKWPLCLVANADYQHFRVALLPVDMASGIVCLNESQRAALQCKHGDELRVVTLCREEKKA; encoded by the coding sequence ATGATGGTGATTCGCCCCGTCGAACGTGACGATCTTGCGCAGTTGTTGTCGCTGGCGGGCAAAACCGGGGGCGGTTTAACTTCGCTGCCCGCGGATAGCGATACGCTCAAAGCGCGTATTGAGCGTTCGCTGCTCACCTGGCAAGGTGCGCTGCCGCGCGCCGAACAAGGCTATGTATTTGTATTGGCTGATAGCGAGGACAATCGCGCCGTCGGTATCTGCGCCATTGAAGTCGCGGTTGGCTTACAGGATCCCTGGTATAACTTCCGCGTCGGTACCCAGGTACACGCGTCGAAAGAGCTTAACGTCTATGCCAGCTTGCCCACGCTGTCACTGTGCAACGACCATACCGGCAGTAGCGAGATGTGCACGCTGTTTCTCGATCCTGACTACCGCGATGGCAAAAATGGCTATCTGTTGTCGAAATCGCGCTTCCTGTTTATGGCCAACTTCCGCGATCGCTTTATGAAACGTGTGGTGGCGGAAATGCGTGGCGTCAGCGATGACAACGGGCACTCGCCATTCTGGGACAGCGTGGGCAGCCGCTTCTTCTCTATGGAGTTCAGCAAGGCGGATTTCCTCAGCGGTACCGGCCAGAAAGCCTTTATCGCCGAGCTGATGCCGAAACATCCGCTCTACATTGACTATCTGTCCGAGGCGGCGCAGAAGGTGATTGGTGAAGTGCATCCGAAAACGGCGCCAGCGCGCGCGGTGCTCGAGGCAGAAGGCTTCCGCTATCTCAACTACATCGACATCTTCGACGGCGGCCCAACGCTGGAGTGCGAGATCGATCGCATTCGCGCGATTCGTAAAAGTCGACTGCTGACCGCGCAACCGGGTTCAGCGGATGAAAAGTGGCCGCTGTGTCTGGTGGCGAATGCCGATTACCAACATTTTCGTGTGGCGCTGCTGCCGGTCGATATGGCTTCCGGCATTGTGTGCCTCAATGAGAGCCAGCGCGCGGCGCTGCAGTGTAAACATGGCGATGAACTGCGTGTGGTCACGCTGTGTCGCGAGGAGAAAAAAGCATGA
- the astD gene encoding succinylglutamate-semialdehyde dehydrogenase, translating to MTHFIQGQWLTGGADAFSKQNPVTGETLWQGKAASGSQVAAACEAARAAFPLWARKPFAERQALVEGFARLLESHKTALAETIAQETGKPRWETLTEVQAMINKIAISIKAYHSRTGEQADGESSLRHRPHGVLAVFGPYNFPGHLPNGHIVPALLAGNCVVFKPSELTPMTAQKTVELWEQAGLPAGVIALVQGGRETGQALANEPQIDGLLFTGSAATGYHLHRQFAGQPDKMLALEMGGNNALIVEEPSDVEGAVHIAIQSAFITAGQRCTCARRLLVKRGAAGDAFLQRLIEVTARLQPGAWNAEPQPFMGSVISPTAAGHIFAAWQQQVEQGGKVLLGMHWPDRDSAIITPGIIDVTEINDLADEEVFGPLLQVIRYDRFEQAIAIANNTRYGLSCGLISPQRAQFDQLLLEARAGIVNWNKPLTGAASTAPFGGIGASGNHRASAWYAADYCAWPMASLESPAMALPGSLSPGLDFSPQGAK from the coding sequence ATGACGCATTTTATTCAGGGTCAATGGTTGACCGGCGGCGCGGACGCCTTTAGCAAACAAAATCCGGTAACCGGTGAAACGCTATGGCAGGGTAAGGCAGCCTCGGGATCGCAAGTGGCTGCGGCCTGTGAAGCGGCGCGCGCGGCATTTCCGTTGTGGGCGAGAAAGCCCTTTGCAGAACGTCAGGCGCTGGTAGAGGGTTTTGCGCGTCTGCTTGAAAGCCATAAAACGGCACTGGCAGAAACTATCGCTCAGGAAACCGGCAAGCCGCGCTGGGAAACGCTGACCGAAGTGCAGGCGATGATCAATAAAATCGCCATTTCAATTAAGGCTTATCACAGCCGCACCGGCGAACAGGCCGACGGCGAGAGCTCATTACGGCATCGGCCGCACGGCGTGCTGGCGGTGTTTGGCCCCTACAATTTCCCTGGGCATCTGCCGAACGGTCATATCGTCCCGGCGTTGCTGGCCGGTAACTGCGTGGTGTTTAAACCGAGCGAACTGACGCCGATGACGGCGCAGAAAACCGTTGAGCTGTGGGAACAGGCGGGCTTGCCGGCGGGTGTCATCGCGCTGGTGCAGGGCGGTCGCGAAACCGGCCAGGCGTTGGCGAATGAACCGCAGATTGATGGCCTGCTGTTTACCGGTAGCGCGGCCACCGGCTATCACCTGCATCGCCAGTTTGCCGGTCAGCCAGATAAGATGCTGGCGCTGGAGATGGGCGGTAACAATGCGCTGATTGTGGAGGAGCCTTCTGATGTGGAGGGTGCGGTGCATATCGCCATTCAGTCGGCGTTTATTACCGCCGGACAGCGCTGCACCTGTGCGCGTCGTCTGCTGGTGAAACGCGGCGCGGCGGGGGATGCGTTCCTGCAGCGTTTGATTGAGGTGACGGCACGCCTGCAGCCGGGCGCGTGGAACGCCGAGCCACAACCCTTTATGGGCAGCGTGATTTCGCCAACTGCCGCTGGACATATTTTTGCCGCCTGGCAGCAGCAGGTTGAACAGGGTGGAAAAGTGTTGCTGGGTATGCACTGGCCGGATCGTGACAGCGCCATTATTACCCCGGGCATCATTGACGTTACCGAGATCAATGACTTAGCGGATGAAGAAGTGTTTGGCCCGCTGCTGCAGGTGATTCGCTACGACCGCTTCGAGCAGGCGATCGCCATCGCCAATAACACCCGCTATGGCCTGTCGTGTGGTTTGATTTCACCGCAGCGCGCGCAGTTCGATCAGCTGCTGCTGGAAGCGCGCGCCGGTATCGTTAACTGGAATAAACCGCTCACCGGCGCTGCCAGTACCGCACCGTTTGGCGGCATTGGCGCTTCGGGTAACCATCGTGCCAGCGCCTGGTACGCCGCCGATTACTGCGCATGGCCTATGGCATCGCTTGAAAGTCCCGCTATGGCGCTGCCGGGCAGCTTATCGCCGGGCCTCGATTTCTCGCCGCAGGGAGCCAAATAA
- the astB gene encoding N-succinylarginine dihydrolase: MKAFEANFDGLVGLTHHYAGLSFGNEASTRNQLQPSNPRLAAKQGLLKMKALADMGYVQGVIPPHERPNLPLLRQLGFSGSDEQVLAQAAQHAPQLLSAASSASAMWVANAATVSPSADSADGRVHFTVANLNNKFHRAIEAPETADLLRAIFRNPQHFSVHDALPQVAQFGDEGAANHNRFGSDYGDAGVQLFIYGRDGQQQGATPARYPARQTREASEAVARLHQLHGYRTLFAQQNPAVIDQGVFHNDVIAVSNQQVLFCHQDAFVNQPQLLSDLAARVSGFQPIEVPRDKVSVTDAVNTYLFNSQLLQRAEGGMLLVLPEESRQHAGVWRYLTELVESGGPIRELKVFDLRESMFNGGGPACLRLRVVLTETERQALNPAVLMNDRLFATLNHWVDRHYRDRLTQADLADPQLLREGRTALDELTQLLDLGSVYAFQR, from the coding sequence ATGAAAGCCTTTGAAGCCAATTTTGATGGGCTGGTCGGCCTGACGCACCATTACGCCGGGTTGTCGTTTGGCAATGAAGCTTCGACGCGCAACCAGCTGCAGCCTTCCAACCCGCGCCTGGCGGCGAAACAGGGCTTGTTGAAGATGAAAGCGCTGGCGGATATGGGCTACGTGCAGGGCGTGATTCCGCCGCATGAACGGCCCAATCTGCCGCTGCTGCGCCAGCTGGGCTTCAGCGGTAGCGATGAGCAGGTGTTGGCGCAAGCGGCGCAACACGCGCCGCAGCTGTTATCGGCGGCCAGTTCGGCCTCGGCCATGTGGGTAGCGAATGCGGCGACGGTTTCTCCGTCCGCCGACAGCGCCGATGGGCGCGTGCATTTTACCGTCGCTAACCTCAATAACAAATTCCACCGGGCGATTGAAGCGCCAGAAACCGCCGATCTGCTGCGCGCCATCTTCCGCAATCCTCAGCACTTTAGCGTGCACGACGCGCTGCCGCAGGTGGCGCAGTTTGGCGATGAGGGCGCGGCAAATCACAATCGCTTCGGCAGCGATTACGGCGATGCCGGGGTACAGCTGTTTATCTACGGTCGCGACGGCCAGCAGCAGGGTGCGACACCGGCACGTTATCCGGCGCGACAAACGCGTGAAGCCAGCGAAGCGGTGGCGCGTTTACATCAGCTGCACGGCTATCGCACGCTGTTTGCTCAGCAGAATCCTGCGGTAATCGATCAGGGTGTGTTTCATAACGACGTGATTGCGGTGAGCAATCAGCAGGTGCTGTTCTGCCATCAGGATGCGTTTGTTAATCAACCGCAGCTGCTGAGCGATCTCGCCGCGCGCGTCAGCGGTTTTCAGCCGATTGAGGTGCCACGTGATAAAGTGTCGGTCACCGATGCAGTGAACACTTATCTGTTTAACAGCCAGTTATTGCAACGTGCAGAGGGCGGCATGCTGCTGGTGTTACCGGAGGAGTCGCGTCAGCATGCGGGCGTGTGGCGCTACCTTACGGAGCTGGTAGAGAGCGGCGGACCGATTCGGGAACTTAAGGTATTTGACCTGCGTGAAAGCATGTTCAATGGCGGCGGACCGGCCTGTTTACGTTTGCGCGTGGTATTGACCGAAACCGAGCGTCAGGCGCTGAATCCGGCGGTGCTGATGAACGATCGGCTGTTTGCTACCCTTAACCATTGGGTTGATCGGCACTATCGCGATCGCTTAACCCAGGCCGATTTAGCCGATCCGCAACTGCTGCGTGAAGGGCGCACCGCGCTGGATGAGCTGACGCAGCTGCTAGACTTAGGCAGTGTCTACGCGTTTCAGCGTTAA
- the astE gene encoding succinylglutamate desuccinylase — protein MQDFLQQTLSGEPPQQREGSNDHLSWQWHNEGLMSLTPHTPTQQALVLSAGIHGNETAPVEILNLLLTPLLKGEKPLAVRLLVILGNPAALRSGKRYQQHDINRLFGGRWQQVADVPEAQRVLQLEQELESFWRACLDHEVRWHLDLHTAIRGSYHARFGVMPLNPNPWPEDFMHWLAAAEMEALVFHRSPGGTFTHYSCEHHDAASCTLELGKALPFGENDLSQFSGVQQALAALLYGDVLPEVREQPRHYRVSQQLTRHGDKFVLHMGPETLNFTAFPQGTLLAEEGERRYFVQQAREYVLFPNPNVAPGLRAGLMLVEENEQTQALAL, from the coding sequence ATGCAGGATTTTTTACAGCAGACCTTGTCTGGTGAACCGCCACAGCAGCGAGAAGGGAGCAATGACCATCTCAGTTGGCAATGGCACAACGAGGGGCTGATGTCCCTCACGCCGCATACTCCAACGCAGCAGGCGCTGGTGCTTTCTGCGGGGATTCACGGTAATGAAACTGCGCCAGTCGAAATTCTCAATCTGTTACTGACGCCGCTACTCAAGGGCGAAAAGCCGCTGGCAGTGCGCTTGTTGGTTATTTTGGGCAATCCCGCAGCGTTACGCAGCGGCAAGCGCTATCAGCAGCACGATATTAATCGTCTGTTTGGCGGCCGCTGGCAACAGGTGGCCGATGTCCCCGAAGCGCAGCGCGTGCTGCAGCTTGAGCAAGAGCTGGAGAGTTTCTGGCGCGCCTGCCTAGACCATGAAGTGCGCTGGCATCTCGATCTGCATACCGCGATTCGTGGTTCGTATCATGCGCGATTTGGCGTGATGCCCCTGAATCCCAATCCGTGGCCTGAGGACTTTATGCACTGGCTGGCGGCAGCAGAAATGGAAGCGCTGGTTTTCCATCGTTCACCGGGCGGGACCTTTACCCATTACAGCTGCGAACACCACGATGCGGCGAGCTGCACGCTGGAACTTGGCAAAGCGCTGCCGTTTGGTGAAAACGATCTTAGCCAGTTTAGCGGGGTGCAGCAGGCGCTGGCAGCCTTGCTGTATGGCGATGTCTTGCCGGAGGTCCGCGAACAACCGCGCCATTATCGCGTGTCGCAGCAACTCACCCGGCACGGTGATAAGTTTGTCCTGCATATGGGACCGGAAACCTTGAACTTCACCGCTTTCCCGCAGGGAACGTTACTGGCGGAAGAGGGGGAGCGGCGTTACTTCGTGCAGCAAGCGCGGGAGTATGTATTGTTTCCCAATCCCAACGTGGCGCCGGGATTACGCGCCGGATTGATGCTGGTGGAAGAGAATGAACAGACGCAGGCGCTGGCGCTCTGA
- the spy gene encoding ATP-independent periplasmic protein-refolding chaperone Spy: MRKLTSVFLATAMALGAANIVHAAADNLTPPPAGSEKPMHKLPMRHHGMEMMFKGLNLTDAQKAQIKTILRDGHKDMKRPSLEERRADHSIIASDTFDRAKAEAQAEKMTANAKDRALQMMETQNKIYNVLTPEQKKQYNANFEKRLTEKGPHDGKTPPPPADAE, from the coding sequence ATGCGTAAATTAACTTCTGTGTTCCTGGCTACCGCAATGGCACTGGGTGCCGCCAATATCGTCCATGCAGCGGCAGACAACCTGACTCCGCCACCCGCGGGCAGTGAAAAACCGATGCATAAGCTGCCGATGCGCCATCACGGCATGGAGATGATGTTCAAAGGCCTTAACCTGACTGATGCGCAGAAAGCGCAGATCAAAACCATCCTGCGTGATGGCCATAAAGATATGAAGCGTCCGTCGCTGGAAGAGCGTCGCGCTGATCACAGCATCATCGCTTCAGATACCTTTGACCGGGCCAAAGCTGAGGCGCAGGCCGAGAAGATGACCGCGAATGCGAAAGATCGCGCTCTGCAGATGATGGAGACTCAGAACAAAATTTATAACGTGCTGACACCTGAACAGAAGAAACAGTACAACGCGAACTTTGAGAAGCGCTTAACCGAGAAAGGTCCGCACGATGGCAAAACGCCGCCACCGCCGGCTGATGCTGAATAA
- the cho gene encoding excinuclease Cho, with protein sequence MVRRAASHRLDFDAAAIYQYPEHLRQWLEGLPNQPGVYTFHGESENLPLYIGKSVNLRSRVMAHFRTPDEASMLRQARRVSWIPTAGDVGAQLLEAQMIKTQQPLFNKRLRKNRQLCSLQLGEGAPQVVYAKDLDFSRSPNLYGLFRSRFAALEKLKTIADEQRLCHGLLGLESLRPGRGCFRAALKRCAGACCGKESVAEHQQRLHAALEQMRIMCWPWQGPVGMVERGADITQIHVIDHWFWLGSVSSEAEARQLQRASHGFDHDGYKILCRPLLSGVFPLIEL encoded by the coding sequence TTGGTCAGACGTGCAGCCAGCCACCGCCTCGATTTCGATGCGGCAGCAATCTATCAATATCCCGAACATCTACGTCAGTGGCTGGAAGGCTTACCCAATCAGCCGGGCGTGTATACCTTTCACGGTGAAAGCGAAAATCTGCCGCTGTATATCGGCAAAAGCGTCAACCTGCGTAGTCGGGTAATGGCGCATTTTCGCACACCAGATGAAGCCAGCATGCTGCGTCAGGCGCGGCGCGTTAGCTGGATCCCCACCGCCGGCGATGTGGGCGCGCAGTTGCTGGAAGCGCAGATGATCAAAACCCAGCAGCCGCTGTTCAACAAGCGTTTGCGCAAGAATCGTCAGCTCTGCTCGCTACAGTTAGGCGAAGGTGCACCGCAGGTGGTGTATGCCAAAGATCTCGACTTCTCGCGTTCACCCAATCTATACGGCCTGTTTCGCAGTCGTTTTGCCGCGCTGGAGAAGCTGAAAACCATCGCCGATGAGCAACGCCTGTGTCACGGTTTGCTGGGGCTGGAGTCTTTGCGTCCAGGGCGCGGCTGTTTTCGTGCCGCCCTTAAGCGCTGCGCGGGTGCCTGCTGTGGCAAGGAGTCGGTCGCTGAGCATCAGCAGCGTTTGCATGCTGCGTTAGAGCAGATGCGCATCATGTGTTGGCCTTGGCAAGGCCCGGTTGGCATGGTTGAACGTGGTGCAGATATCACGCAGATCCACGTGATCGATCACTGGTTTTGGCTGGGGTCGGTGAGCAGCGAAGCCGAAGCACGCCAGCTGCAGCGCGCCTCGCACGGCTTCGATCATGACGGCTATAAAATCCTTTGTCGCCCGCTGCTATCGGGCGTGTTCCCGCTGATTGAGCTGTAA
- the nadE gene encoding ammonia-dependent NAD(+) synthetase: MSLQQEIIEALGVKPVIDPQQEIRVSVDFLKSYLKAHPFLKTLVLGISGGQDSTLTGILSQTAIRELREETGDNDYTFIAVRLPYGVQADEQDCQDALAFIQPDRTLVVNIKEAILASERALKEAGISVSDFVRGNEKARERMKAQYSIAGMTKGVVVGTDHAAEAITGFFTKYGDGGSDINPIFRLHKGQGKQLLKTLGCPEHLYLKHPTADLEDDRPGLQDEVALGVTYQQIDAYLEGKTIDAAAAKTIEGWYLKTEHKRRPPITVFDDFWKK, translated from the coding sequence ATGTCTTTGCAACAGGAAATCATTGAAGCCCTTGGGGTTAAGCCCGTTATCGACCCGCAGCAGGAGATCCGCGTCAGCGTTGATTTTCTGAAGTCTTACCTGAAAGCCCATCCCTTTTTGAAAACGCTGGTGCTCGGTATCAGCGGCGGACAGGATTCCACTCTCACCGGCATCCTGTCGCAAACCGCGATTCGTGAGCTGCGTGAAGAGACCGGCGATAACGATTACACCTTTATCGCTGTCCGCTTGCCCTATGGCGTGCAGGCCGATGAGCAGGATTGTCAGGACGCGCTAGCCTTTATCCAGCCGGATCGCACGCTGGTGGTGAATATCAAAGAAGCGATTCTGGCCAGCGAGCGCGCGCTGAAAGAGGCCGGTATTAGCGTATCGGATTTCGTACGTGGTAATGAAAAAGCCCGTGAACGTATGAAAGCGCAGTACAGCATCGCCGGCATGACCAAAGGCGTGGTGGTCGGCACTGACCATGCGGCGGAAGCCATCACCGGGTTCTTCACCAAATACGGTGACGGCGGCAGCGATATCAACCCCATTTTCCGCTTGCACAAAGGCCAGGGCAAACAGCTGCTAAAAACGCTGGGTTGCCCGGAGCACCTTTATCTCAAGCATCCTACCGCCGATCTGGAAGACGATCGCCCAGGCTTGCAGGATGAAGTGGCGCTTGGCGTCACCTATCAGCAAATTGATGCTTATCTGGAAGGCAAAACCATTGATGCCGCCGCGGCCAAAACCATTGAAGGCTGGTATCTGAAAACCGAGCATAAACGTCGCCCGCCGATCACCGTGTTCGACGACTTCTGGAAGAAGTAA
- a CDS encoding multidrug effflux MFS transporter: MTPAPSNRLAYAITLGLLAALGPLCIDLYLPALPELARDLQTETATAQLSLTAGLLGLGAGQLLFGPMSDKFGRIRPLLLSLVLLFIASIGCALAKDINALLIARLFEGLAGAGGAVLSRAIARDMYSGHELTRFFALLMLVNGLAPIGAPVLGGALMTVLNWRGIFVVLGCIAVVLIFLARWKLHETLPAERRSQGSIFSAWAALGQVVTHRQFMGFCLTQGFMMSGMFAYIGASPFVLQQLYGLTPQAFSFCFAANGLGLIIASQTSARLCPLWGEYRVLKGGLTLAFIASSCLLLAGLTGAALPILLVALFFTIASNGVIATTASSLAMQSQGQRAGSASAVIGVGMFTFGAISVPITGLGGTSVVSMTGTIFGCFMLAILSFNLLVQKSKNV, encoded by the coding sequence ATGACACCTGCACCTTCTAACCGCCTGGCTTATGCCATTACGCTTGGCCTGCTCGCTGCGCTCGGGCCACTTTGTATCGATCTTTACCTGCCTGCCCTGCCGGAACTGGCGCGTGATTTGCAAACGGAAACCGCCACCGCGCAACTGAGTTTGACCGCCGGCCTGCTCGGTCTTGGCGCGGGCCAGCTGCTGTTTGGGCCGATGAGTGACAAATTTGGTCGCATCCGGCCGCTGCTGTTATCGCTGGTGCTGCTGTTTATTGCCTCAATTGGCTGTGCGCTGGCCAAGGACATCAACGCGTTGCTGATAGCGCGACTGTTTGAAGGATTGGCGGGCGCAGGCGGCGCGGTACTGTCGCGCGCGATTGCTCGTGACATGTATAGCGGCCATGAATTAACGCGTTTCTTTGCGCTACTGATGTTGGTCAACGGATTGGCACCGATTGGTGCACCGGTACTGGGCGGCGCGTTAATGACAGTACTAAACTGGCGCGGCATCTTTGTGGTGCTGGGCTGTATCGCCGTGGTGTTGATTTTCCTCGCGCGCTGGAAATTGCATGAAACCTTACCCGCCGAACGCCGCAGCCAGGGCTCGATTTTTTCCGCCTGGGCAGCGCTGGGCCAGGTGGTGACGCACCGTCAGTTTATGGGCTTCTGCCTGACGCAGGGTTTTATGATGTCCGGGATGTTCGCTTACATCGGCGCTTCGCCGTTTGTGCTGCAACAACTGTATGGTCTGACACCGCAGGCCTTCAGCTTCTGTTTTGCTGCCAACGGCCTCGGCCTGATTATTGCATCACAAACCAGTGCGCGCCTGTGTCCGCTGTGGGGCGAATATCGCGTATTGAAAGGCGGTCTGACGCTGGCCTTCATCGCATCCAGCTGCTTGCTGCTGGCGGGACTAACGGGAGCGGCGCTGCCGATTCTGTTGGTCGCCCTATTCTTCACCATTGCCAGTAATGGTGTTATTGCCACTACCGCCTCATCGTTGGCGATGCAGAGCCAGGGACAACGCGCGGGCAGTGCTTCCGCCGTAATTGGCGTGGGCATGTTCACCTTTGGCGCCATCAGCGTACCGATCACTGGCCTTGGTGGCACGTCGGTGGTGAGCATGACGGGCACTATTTTTGGCTGCTTTATGCTGGCGATTTTGTCGTTCAATTTGTTAGTACAGAAGTCAAAAAACGTCTGA
- the osmE gene encoding osmotically-inducible lipoprotein OsmE, with protein sequence MNKVMGCIVAAMTLAALSGCTTYDKAESYVTKPVVKDVKKGMTRDQVRQIAGPASTEITMVHARGTCQTYVIGERDGKPQTYFVSYNDTGRVMNYGFQSCKDYDTDPQAAQ encoded by the coding sequence ATGAATAAAGTGATGGGATGTATCGTTGCCGCTATGACGCTGGCAGCCCTGTCGGGTTGTACGACTTATGACAAAGCTGAAAGCTACGTGACCAAGCCAGTAGTGAAAGATGTGAAGAAAGGGATGACGCGTGATCAGGTGCGCCAGATTGCCGGTCCAGCCTCCACGGAGATCACCATGGTTCACGCGCGTGGTACTTGCCAGACTTATGTCATTGGCGAGCGCGATGGCAAACCTCAGACCTACTTCGTGAGCTATAACGATACCGGTCGCGTGATGAATTATGGCTTCCAGAGCTGTAAAGATTACGATACCGATCCGCAAGCGGCTCAGTAA
- a CDS encoding DUF6515 family protein codes for MKKVIASLLALTLLTPAISFAHPGGWGPGPGPHWGGGPHWGGPGPLRFLPEAATAVLLGGLTYYVLNGNYYQRQGDTYVVVQPPEAPPGGGMRVLDFNGKRYYVQEGHYYQREIGGDYVEVPRPYGL; via the coding sequence ATGAAAAAAGTTATCGCCTCGCTGCTGGCGTTAACCTTATTAACGCCAGCTATCAGTTTCGCTCATCCCGGCGGTTGGGGTCCCGGCCCAGGTCCACATTGGGGTGGAGGCCCGCATTGGGGCGGCCCGGGCCCGTTGCGCTTCTTACCGGAAGCGGCAACCGCCGTGCTACTGGGGGGACTGACCTATTACGTGCTAAACGGCAACTACTATCAGCGTCAGGGCGACACCTACGTGGTGGTCCAGCCGCCTGAAGCGCCGCCTGGCGGCGGGATGCGCGTGCTGGATTTCAACGGCAAGCGCTACTACGTGCAGGAAGGTCATTACTACCAGCGCGAGATTGGCGGCGATTATGTCGAAGTGCCGCGCCCTTACGGTTTATAA
- a CDS encoding L-cystine transporter, with translation MDIPLIINIVAFVALLILLNRIGNQSWSLSKRVLTGLVLGVAFGLALQTIYGENSATVKASIGWFNIVGNGYVQLLQMIVMPLVFASILSAVARLHNASSLGKISVLTIGVLLFTTAISALVGVMVTGLFGLSAEGLVQGAQETARLSAIQSNYVGKVADLSTPQLLLSFIPKNPFADMAGANPTSIISVVIFAAFLGVAALQLLKDDKAKGERVLVAIDTLQSWVMKLVRLIMKLTPYGVLALMTKVVAGSNLQDIIKLGGFVVASYLGLAIMFAVHALLLSVNGINPMRFFRKVWPVITFAFTSRSSAASIPLNVETQTRRLGVPESIASFSASFGATIGQNGCAGLYPTMLAVMVAPTVGINPFDPMWIATLVGIVTLSSAGVAGVGGGATFAALIVLPAMGLPVTLVALLISIEPLIDMGRTALNVNGSMTAGSLTSRWLGLTDKQVLESDEHAELAHR, from the coding sequence ATGGATATTCCCCTAATTATTAACATCGTGGCGTTTGTCGCGCTGCTGATTCTGCTGAATCGCATTGGTAATCAAAGCTGGAGCCTGTCAAAGCGCGTATTGACCGGTTTGGTATTGGGCGTGGCTTTCGGTCTGGCGCTGCAAACCATTTACGGCGAAAACAGCGCCACGGTAAAAGCATCGATTGGCTGGTTCAACATCGTCGGTAACGGCTACGTTCAACTGCTGCAAATGATTGTGATGCCGCTGGTGTTCGCCTCTATCCTGAGTGCGGTAGCGCGTCTGCATAATGCATCGTCGTTGGGCAAAATCAGCGTACTGACCATTGGCGTGCTGTTGTTCACCACAGCGATTTCTGCGCTGGTCGGCGTGATGGTGACCGGCTTGTTTGGCCTGAGTGCTGAAGGTTTGGTACAAGGCGCGCAGGAAACTGCTCGTCTGAGTGCGATTCAAAGCAACTATGTGGGCAAAGTGGCCGACCTCAGCACGCCACAGCTGCTGCTGTCATTCATCCCGAAAAACCCGTTTGCCGATATGGCCGGTGCCAATCCAACCTCGATCATTAGCGTGGTCATTTTTGCTGCCTTCCTCGGTGTGGCAGCGCTGCAACTGCTGAAAGATGACAAGGCTAAGGGCGAGCGCGTACTGGTGGCGATCGATACCCTGCAATCGTGGGTGATGAAGCTGGTGCGCTTGATCATGAAGTTGACGCCGTACGGTGTGCTGGCGCTGATGACCAAAGTCGTGGCGGGTTCTAACCTGCAGGACATCATCAAGCTAGGTGGTTTCGTGGTGGCGTCTTACCTCGGCCTGGCGATCATGTTTGCTGTGCACGCGCTGCTGCTGTCGGTCAACGGCATCAACCCAATGCGCTTCTTCCGTAAAGTGTGGCCGGTGATTACCTTCGCTTTCACCAGCCGCTCCAGCGCCGCGAGTATTCCACTGAACGTGGAAACGCAAACGCGTCGTCTTGGTGTGCCGGAATCTATCGCCAGCTTCTCAGCCTCGTTCGGTGCCACTATTGGTCAGAACGGTTGTGCGGGTCTCTATCCCACCATGCTGGCGGTGATGGTTGCGCCTACGGTGGGTATCAACCCGTTTGATCCGATGTGGATTGCCACGCTGGTGGGGATTGTCACGCTGAGCTCTGCGGGTGTTGCGGGCGTCGGTGGCGGTGCAACTTTCGCCGCGCTGATTGTGCTGCCCGCGATGGGCCTGCCAGTGACGCTGGTCGCACTGCTGATCTCCATCGAGCCGCTGATCGATATGGGCCGTACCGCGCTTAACGTTAACGGCTCAATGACCGCCGGTTCACTGACCAGTCGCTGGCTCGGTTTGACCGACAAGCAAGTGCTGGAGAGCGACGAGCACGCCGAACTGGCGCATCGCTAA